Proteins from a genomic interval of Capsicum annuum cultivar UCD-10X-F1 chromosome 4, UCD10Xv1.1, whole genome shotgun sequence:
- the LOC124898041 gene encoding uncharacterized protein LOC124898041, whose amino-acid sequence MGYSDTQKGYLLYDHTNKVFFVNRDVNFREDVFPFKVLVHDSQHSTATKLNETLVNWSNIEVQNIQISQDSAPNENTNDHIMQEQVPQDNQIQTPNTSQPQAENQEQAVIRRTNRNKKTPLWIKDFISLNIHQKEPYAIGKYLTYDALSPKYQAYIAKSSTTTELATYSEVKKDARWIAAMKKEITTLEKNKTWEITSLPEGRLQQTFKLKDLSELKFFLRIEFARLKEGVLMHQRKYALELVSELGLGAMKPFTTPIDTNIKLTTKEYVDHVHKREHVIDDPPAYQRLIGKLLYLTMTRPDIAYSVQTLSQFLQQPKKSHMDVVIRIVKHIKMKLGQGVLMYFVKFGESILSWKSKKQNTISRSLAEAECRSFAATVAELVLLLGLLKEIGINTT is encoded by the exons ATGGGTTATTCTGATACTCAGAAAGGCTACTTATTATATGATCATACTAATAAAGTGTTTTTTGTTAATAGGGATGTAAATTTTAGAGAAGATGTATTCCCTTTTAAAGTCCTGGTGCATGACTCCCAACATTCAACTGCTACCAAACTCAATGAGACTTTAGTCAACTGGTCAAACATAGAGGTGCAAAACATACAAATCTCTCAGGATTCAGCACCAAATGAGAACACTAATGATCACATAATGCAAGAGCAGGTGCCACAGGATAATCAGATTCAAACTCCAAACACATCTCAACCACAGGCTGAAAATCAGGAACAAGCTGTGATCAGAAGGACCAACAGAAACAAAAAAACTCCACTATGGATCAAGGACTTTATTTCTCTAAACATTCATCAGAAAGAACCTTATGCTATAGGGAAATATTTGACCTATGATGCATTGTCTCCAAAGTACCAGGCATATATTGCAAAGTCATCTACAACTACAGAACTAGCTACTTACAGTGAAGTTAAGAAAGATGCAAGATGGATAGCAGCAATGAAGAAGGAGATTACAACactagaaaaaaacaaaacttgGGAGATCACTAGCTTACCTGAAG GTAGACTACAGCAAACCTTTAAATTGAAAGACCTGAGTGAACTCAAATTCTTCTTAAGGATTGAATTTGCAAGATTAAAGGAAGGTGTTCTGATGCATCAGAGAAAATATGCATTAGAACTTGTGTCTGAGCTGGGACTTGGAGCTATGAAACCTTTCACTACACCTATTGATACAAACATCAAACTGACTACTAAAGAATATGTTGATCATGTCCATAAAAGAGAGCATGTAATCGATGATCCACCAGCTTATCAGAGACTCATAGGAAAATTATTGTATCTTACAATGACCAGGCCTGATATTGCCTACAGTGTCCAAACTCTTAGTCAGTTTCTACAGCAACCAAAAAAGTCTCACATGGATGTAGTTATCAGAATAGTTAAGCACATCAAAATGAAACTTGGACAAGGAGTGCTAAT GTACTTTGTGAAGTTTGGAGAATCTATTCTCTCCTGGAAATCTAAGAAGCAGAACACTATTTCTAGGAGCTTAGCTGAAGCAGAATGCAGAAGCTTTGCTGCAACTGTGGCTGAACTTGTCTTGTTACTTGGACTATTGAAGGAGATTGGGATTAACACTACATAA